GCTCAGGCTATGGCTTCTGGTCCCGATGCAACGACCTATGATGCCATTAATCAGGTAAGGCAAAGGGCTGGGCTAGCAGATTTGGAGCAGGGCCTGTCACAAACCGATTTTGTAGATGCCGTGATAATGGAAAGAGGTTGGGAATTTGCAGCAGAAGTAGGTATTAGATGGTTTGATCTTATAAGGACGGAAACCGTAGCTAAAGCGAATTCACAGAGAGCTATTTCGGAAGTCTCATTATTAGGTGAACCATCGGATGTGAATCACACTTACTATTGGGCTCCGTTGCCAGAAATTAAATAAATAGTGTTCCAAAAACCATTAATCATAGAATTGTTTTAGGATATTAGGTATTAAGGATCAGGTAATTTGGTATTTTGTAGGGTATCTTATCAGTAAAGATAGCAAAGCAATTATTAAACCCTGATCCTACCTTCATTAATGTTTTTATTCACAAAATTTAATAATATAACTTTAAAAATTATGATAAATACACTGCGTTTTTTCTTGTTCATTTTTGTAATCCATTTAACCTCCATGGGACATTCACAGACCATGTATGAACCCTCACCCGAAAATCTAAAAAACAGGGAATGGTTTCAGGACGCTCGGTTCGGACTGTTCATACATTGGGGCGTCTACAGTATCCTTGGCGATGGTGAATGGGTTATGAACCAACAAAAAATTCCAGTAAAAACCTATGAAAAACTGCCATCCTTTTTTAATCCCACGGGCTATGAGCCTAAGGCTTGGGTACAAATGGCAAAAGATGCAGGCATGAAATACATCGTCATCACCAGTAAGCACCACGATGGTTTTGCCATGTGGGACAGTAAGGTTTCGGACTACAATATCGTAAAACAAACACCTTACGGAAAGGACGTGTTAAAGATGCTGGCTGAGGAATGCCGTAAGGAAGGCATGAAACTTTTCTTCTACCATTCACAGCTGGATTGGCACCATCCCGATTATTTTCCGCAAGGAAAAACAGGTGGCGATTGGTCTGGAAGACCCGAGCAAGGTGATTTTAACAAATATCTGGACTATATGGATGCCCAACTGACTGAACTGCTCACCAATTATGGGGACGTTGCCGGTATTTGGTTCGATGGTATGTGGGATAAGAAAGATGCCGACTGGCGTTTGGAAAAGACCTATTCCTTGATCCATAGCCTTCAACCGGGCACAATGGTTGGTAGTAACCATCATCAGGCTCCGATTTCTGGTGAAGATTTCCAAATGTTCGAGAAGGATCTTCCCGGTCACAATACCGCAGGTTTTTCGGCCGGTTCCAAAGTCGGTGAACTACCGATTGAGACCTGCGAGACCATTAACCACTCTTGGGGGTTCAATTTAAAGGATGATAAAAACAAGACTCCAAAACAATTGATACAGTATCTTGTGAAAGCGGCTGGATACAATGCTAATTTCCTCCTTAACGTAGGACCCATGCCCAACGGTAAGATTCAACCAGATCACGTAACATTGTTAAAACAAGTAGGTGATTGGCTTAAGGCAAATGGGGAAACCATTTATGAAACTCAAGGAGGTCCCATAACGGCTCACGAATGGGGTGTCACGACCCAGAAAGGGAACAAGGTGTACGTTCACATTCTAAACTGGTCAGAAGAATCGTTGGAGCTTCCTGCATTGAAAAAGAAAATCAAATCTGCGAAATTTTTTGCAGACAAATCTCCCGTTAAATTTCTGAAAAATAAAGACGGTGTTACCATCAGAATTCCAAAAGACAAATTAGACGACATTGATACCATAGTTGAACTGGAGTTAAAATAGATACCTTCAAAAGTAAGGCTCATTCCAAGAATAAAACAGCTGAAGAGAATATTGAGAACGAAACTAGTGATCTTGTTGTTAAAAAGTAGTTTAATGTAGGCTTTTATTTCAATAATTGATTAAGAGAAAGTAGAGTGGGTGATAGTTACATTATTAACTATCGTTACTTTCCTCTTATAAAATGGTCTCTATTTTTCAGATATAATTTACTTTTACTTAAGAGTGTAAAAAAAAAATCAATTCATCAAATCGAGACATGAGATTATATAAAATTTACAAATTGACTAGTAGCAGTAAATGGTTTAGCCGATTGTTTCTTGGAAGTTGTATCTTCTTGACAGTTCTGCTTGGTAAAGCCCAAGAACGGAACGATGAAAAATTTATCGTATTAAAGAATGGTGTTGATTTTCAAACGGTGCAAGGTAAGCTGCGTATAGAATTTATTACATCAGATATTGTACGCGTACAATACACGAAGGATGATGATTTTCAGGGAAACGGGACTATTGTCCGAGTTGAGGAGCTGGAAAAGAAAATACGGTTCAAAACGAGGCAAAAAGGAGACAAATTGTCGTTAATATCAGATAGCCTCACCGTTCAGGTTGATTTGAATACCTATTCTATTGAATATCGAAATGCAGGAAACAATGAGTTGTTATTAAGTGAAAGAAGCATCAATCCACGTGAAGGAGAGCGGGTCTATACTGAAAAGGTCACTTATGATGAAAGTACTAAACGTATGGTAAAGACGGCAGATGGAGAGAAAGAAGTGATGGATGTGTTGCGCAGGGATACCATTGGTCATAGTTGGAAGTACCGTAACCATTTTCAGTGGTCTGATGATGAAGCTATTTATGGATTAGGCTCGCACATGGAAGATTACATGAATTTAAGGGGAAAAGAGCTTTATTTAATCCAACATAATTTAAAAGTTGTCATTCCTGTTTTAAATTCCACCGCAGGTTACGGTCTGTTGTTTGATGCAGGATGCGGTATGCAATACAGAGATAAAGAGGAAAACAGTTTTATAGAATTAGAGGCGGCAAATCAGATCGATTATTATTTTATGAAGGGGCATACTATGGATGAAGTGATAGGGCAATATCGCTTCCTAACAGGGCAAAGTCCTATGATGCCACGATATATATTTGGTTATATCCAATCCAAAGAACGGTATAAAAGTTCCGAAGAGCTTATTAATGTAGTGTCCGAATACCGCAAACGCCAAGTACCTTTAGATGTGATTGTACAGGATTGGAATTATTGGCCCCAAGGATGGGGGTATATGAAAATGGATCCTAAATATTACCCTGACCCAGCAAAACTGGCAGATTCTATCCATGCCATGAATGCAAAGTTAATGATTTCCATTTGGCCTATCCTGAGCAACAACCCACAGGCCGACGAACTTGAAAAAAAGGGATTTATGCGGAAATTTTCTATTTATGATGCTTTTAATCCTTCAGCGAGACAATGTTATTGGGAATATGCCAATAATGAATTTTTTAAGAATGGTTTTGATGCTTGGTGGTGTGATTGTACAGAGCCCCGCGATGCTGACTGGAAAAAAATGAGAGAAGGCTACGGATGGGACAACCACCGTGAACGATGGGAAAGCAACTTGGCAGGCCTTAACGAAGTTTTGGGGGCAGAACGCAGCAACCTTTACTCGCTTTACCATTCCAAAGGGCTCTATGAAAACCAGCGAGCAACCACCGACCAAAAGCGGGTAGTCAACCTAACCCGTTCGGGTTATGCGGGACAGCAACGCTATTCTACCAT
This genomic window from Mariniflexile sp. TRM1-10 contains:
- a CDS encoding alpha-L-fucosidase, yielding MINTLRFFLFIFVIHLTSMGHSQTMYEPSPENLKNREWFQDARFGLFIHWGVYSILGDGEWVMNQQKIPVKTYEKLPSFFNPTGYEPKAWVQMAKDAGMKYIVITSKHHDGFAMWDSKVSDYNIVKQTPYGKDVLKMLAEECRKEGMKLFFYHSQLDWHHPDYFPQGKTGGDWSGRPEQGDFNKYLDYMDAQLTELLTNYGDVAGIWFDGMWDKKDADWRLEKTYSLIHSLQPGTMVGSNHHQAPISGEDFQMFEKDLPGHNTAGFSAGSKVGELPIETCETINHSWGFNLKDDKNKTPKQLIQYLVKAAGYNANFLLNVGPMPNGKIQPDHVTLLKQVGDWLKANGETIYETQGGPITAHEWGVTTQKGNKVYVHILNWSEESLELPALKKKIKSAKFFADKSPVKFLKNKDGVTIRIPKDKLDDIDTIVELELK
- a CDS encoding glycoside hydrolase family 31 protein, with the translated sequence MRLYKIYKLTSSSKWFSRLFLGSCIFLTVLLGKAQERNDEKFIVLKNGVDFQTVQGKLRIEFITSDIVRVQYTKDDDFQGNGTIVRVEELEKKIRFKTRQKGDKLSLISDSLTVQVDLNTYSIEYRNAGNNELLLSERSINPREGERVYTEKVTYDESTKRMVKTADGEKEVMDVLRRDTIGHSWKYRNHFQWSDDEAIYGLGSHMEDYMNLRGKELYLIQHNLKVVIPVLNSTAGYGLLFDAGCGMQYRDKEENSFIELEAANQIDYYFMKGHTMDEVIGQYRFLTGQSPMMPRYIFGYIQSKERYKSSEELINVVSEYRKRQVPLDVIVQDWNYWPQGWGYMKMDPKYYPDPAKLADSIHAMNAKLMISIWPILSNNPQADELEKKGFMRKFSIYDAFNPSARQCYWEYANNEFFKNGFDAWWCDCTEPRDADWKKMREGYGWDNHRERWESNLAGLNEVLGAERSNLYSLYHSKGLYENQRATTDQKRVVNLTRSGYAGQQRYSTIVWNGDTHASWKSFAQQIPSGLNLMAAGFPYWTVDIGAFFVKKGSQWFWNGDFNEGVDDLGYREFYTRMFQYAVFLPIFRSHGTDTPREIWNFGKPGEPFYESLLKMIKLRYQLLPYTYSLAGKVTREHYTMTRLLAFDFPDDPLILDIKDEFMFGPAFLVCPVTVPMYYDKGSVALNGIEKQREVYLPKGTNWVDFWTGTIYKGGQTIKANAPIDKIPLFVRQGSIVPMGPEIQHTGELAGKVLEIAVYPGKNTSFTLYEDEGNNYNYEKGAFSTIELVWDNEKRAFIIGKRKGKFSGMGKERSFRVVLHNGSKQLEKVFSYSGKEIYYEF